A region of Mycteria americana isolate JAX WOST 10 ecotype Jacksonville Zoo and Gardens unplaced genomic scaffold, USCA_MyAme_1.0 Scaffold_148, whole genome shotgun sequence DNA encodes the following proteins:
- the LOC142403255 gene encoding olfactory receptor 14C36-like yields the protein MCNHSSITQFLLLAFGDTRELQLLHFWLFLGIYLAALLGNGLIITAIACDHCLHTPMYFFLLNLSILDMGSISTTVPKSMANSLWDTRAISYSGCAAQVFFVLFLFGAEYSLLTVMAYDRHVAICKPLHYGTLLGSRACVHMAAAAWGSGFLNAVLHTANTFSIPLCQGNALDQFFCEIPQILKLSCSHSYLSEVGILVFSGCLGFGCFVFIVLSYVQIFRAVLRIPSEQGWHKAFSTCLPHVVVVSLFISTSIFAYLKPPSISSPSLDLVVAVLYSVVPPALNPLIYSLRNRELKEAVKKLIPCVHLQQH from the coding sequence ATGTGCAAccacagctccatcacccagttcctcctcctggcatttggagacacacgggagctgcagctcttgcacttctggctcttcctgggcatctacctggctgccctcctgggcaacggcctcatcatcaccgccatagcctgcgaccactgcctccacacccccatgtacttcttcctcctcaacctctctatCCTTGAcatgggctccatctccaccactgtccccaaatccatggccaattccctgtgggacaccagggccatctcctactctggatgtgctgcacaggtcttctTTGTACTCTTCTTGTTTGGTGCAGAGTATTcccttctcactgtcatggcctatgaccgccacgttgccatctgcaaacccctgcactacgggaccctcctgggcagcagagcttgtgtccacatggcagcagctgcctggggcagtgggtttctcaatgctgtgctgcacacggccaatacattttccatacccctctgccaaggcaatgcccttgaccagttcttctgtgaaatcccccagatcctcaagctctcctgctcacactcctacctcagcgAGGTTGGGATTCTAGTGTTTTCTGGCTGTTTAGGATTTGGGTGTTTTGtattcattgtgctgtcctatgtgcagatcttcagggccgtgctgaggatcccctctgagcagggatggcacaaagccttttccacgtgcctccctcacgtgGTTGTTGTCTCCCTGTTCATCAGCACTAGCATATTTGCCTActtgaagcccccctccatctcctccccatccctggatctggtggtggcagttctaTACTCCGTGGTGCCTCCAGcattgaaccccctcatctacagcttgaggaacagGGAGCTCAAAGAAGCAGTGAAGAAACTGATTCCATGtgttcaccttcagcagcactaa